The window TGCCCGGTGATGTTAAAGCGGCTGCTAACCACGCATTCACAGGCACCAAAGTTGCACTATACATGCACAGTTTAATAACAAAAGGAGGCCGAAACGGACAAATTAAAGCCGGAAGCGGGAGATGCCGGGCACAAAAAAGTTGAAAAAGTATCGAAAGTTTAATTGGGAAACTGTAGCCGGCTAACAATGCGTATCAGCCTTTTGCAAGCCAGCTCAAAAATTGCGGGGCCTTGCCTTTGCTAACAATAACCTTTTCGGCAAATGGCACGTTGAGGTTTATGGAAAGTTTTCGCGAAAAAAAATTAGATACATCTTTTATAGCCTTCCGGCAAATCAGGTATTGCCTGTTTGCCCTGAAGAAGTAATTTCCGGAGATGCGCTCCAACTCATCAAGATTTTTATTGGGATAAAACGTTTTCCCCGAAAATGTAAGCAGGTGGGTAATTTCGTTGGCCAGGTAAAACATAGCAATATCGTCCAGGCTAACCGGGATGATCTTATCCTGGTGATAAACCAGCACCGAGGCGGCCTTTTGCTTCTCTTTTCCCGCCAGCATCTGTATCAGAGCTTCATACTGTGGTGTTTGGTCTGTGGAGAACAGCTCTTTTAACCGCCTGTATTTTTGAAGGGCATCGTTCAGCGTTTTACTGGTAAATGGCTTCAGAATATAATCTATCCCATTGGCCTTAAAAGCGTCTAAGGCATATTCGTCATAAGCGGTGCAAAAAACTACGGGAACGGCTACCAATCCGGCAACAAAAATTTCAAAGCTAAGCCCATCACCTAATTGGATATCGCTAAAAATCAGGTCCGGCGCATCGGCTGTTTTAAAATACGCGAGGCCCTCTTTTACCGACTTGATTTGTACAATATCAACAGGCTCATCCATCAGTTTCCTAATGTTCAGTTCCAGGTCATCGGCAACCAGGCCTTCATCTTCAATAATTACGATGTTCATTTTTTAAAAATTTTATAGATACCGAAAACGAGTTCTGTTCTTCTTTAATGATAATATCATCCCCCGACCATATGTGGTACCTTTCGGCCAGGTTGGCCAGGCCGTAATTGGTTGATGCAACTTTAATATTTTTTACCTGCCTGTTATTGCTGATAACCAGCCAGTCGTCCTGCTGGCTAATGGTTACACAAAGCGGATCTTCGCGGGTAAAATTATTGTGCTTAATGGCATTCTCTAATAATGGCTGCAACGAAAACGATGGCAGATAGTACTCTTTTAAAGTTTCTTCGGGCAGCGTTATGGTGCAATTGAGCGCGGCACCAAACCTTATCCGCTGCATTTCCAGGTAATCCAACAAAAGGCTCACTTCATCTTCCAGTTTTGCTACGTTTGATGTATGATGAAATATAGATGCCCTTAAAAAGTTGGCCATGTGCACAATATAGGTATCGGCAGTTTGCACATCTTTATGATATAACGCTTTCAATGTATTTAACGCATTGAACAAAAAATGAGGTTGTATCTGCTGTTTTAGCAGCAGGTTGGTAGCTTCGGCATTGGCTGCCTTTAGCCTGGAAAGCTCCAGCTCGCTATATAGTTTATGCTCATATAGCAAAACAGAATCGTGCAAAATCATGATCATGGTGTTAATTACGATGCCGGAGCCAACAAAGGCAAAAAACAAACCAACATCCCCAAAGGACCATTTTTTATGTGCCACATAGGCAAATACGGGCCATAGCGCCAGGTAAATAAATACACTTGCAGGGTAGGTTAACAGGCGGCGGTATATGGTGAATTTTTTTGACCGCAACTGAAACCAGGGTAGTAAAAGGAGCATAAGGCCAACATCTGCATAACCAACCACTAAAATTCCCGACATGGTTAGCAATGTATAGGGAAACACCGGCTCGGCAGAACCGCTGCGGGAAATGATAAGATAAAAGATAACGCCGATAATTACCGATAGCAACCAGCTTAAGCGATTTAAACGTTTTACGGGCAAACTTTCCTGCATATAAACAAATGTAGCTAATAGATTACACGTATGCATTTATCATGAGCCGAAGCGGGCAAAACCAGCCCCCAACTGCCCGGGCGACAGGCTAAAAGGGCAATTGAATAGCCGGCGCCTGCAATTCAGGTACCCTTACCGGCAACTTTAAAATTAGCATTCCATCAACGCTGCCTGAATAAGACAAACTATACCGTCAATGAGGCGACTATCAACATAAGGCGACGTTTCATTCAGATTCATGAGCTTAACCTTCGGGTGCAATTATGCCCGTTTCGATGTGTTTTTGATAACCAGCTATAGGCGGTACCAATACCTTCGCCTTCAAATAATGTTAAAATTAAATTTTACAACTATGAAAAAAACAACTGTATTATGCCTTAACACGCTTGCGGGCTTGCTGTTTATCTTCCTTACTTCTTATACACAAGTACGGGAAACACCGGTAAAAGTCACTGGTATCAGGTCCCCTAAGGGCAAAATCATTCTCAATGTTTTTAAGGATAATGAAAGTTACAACAATGAGCAGCCTTACAAAAAACTCACATTCGATAAAAAGGCACTAAATAACGGCACGCTCACGGTAATGGTAGGGCTGGAGTCGGGAACTTATGGTATAACTCTCATCGACGATGAAAACGAAAACGGGAAAATCGACAAGAATTTGATAAGAATGCCCAAAGAGGGCTTCGGCTTCTCCAACTTCTTTATGGAAAAGCTCAAAAAGCCAACCTTCGACGACTTTAAAGTTGATTTAAAAGCAACGGCCAAAGTTGACATCAAAGTAAAATATATGTAAGCCCTGCCGGGTAAACGAAATCACAGAAACTATCATCCTACATGAAAAAAGCATTAAAAATCAACATGAAAACATCAGCAATTTATAAGAAAGTGTTAACGGGCATAGCCCTGCTTACAACCGCCGTATCTTTTTCGTCCTGCAAAAAAAACACTATCGATCCTTCGGGGCAATTCAACATCAAAGTAGTTAATGCGGCATCTACCTCGGGGCCGCAGAGTTTTACAATTGCCAACTCGGTATTGGTAAACGGCGGACTTAAATATACCGATGCTTCGCCCTACATTACCACCGCCTCCGGAAAAAGGCTGGTTATGGAATTCAAAGATGAAGGATCAAGCAATGTTTACGCATCCGGCGAACTTTATACTACTAACGGCGTAAGCTTTACGGTATATATGGCGGGCAAAGGTTCATCGGCCAGGGTTAAATCTTTTGAAGATGACCTGGCCACGCCTAACAATGGCAAGGTAAAAATTAAGTTTATCCATTTAAGCGATAACGCGCCGTCGGATATCAATATCAAAGATGCGTCGGGTGATGACCTTGTAACCAATATCAGCAGGAACATTGCAAGTGGTTACAAATATGTCGATCCGGGAACACTATCTGTACAATTGTACGGAACCGCCTCCAGGAAAAACATAGGCAACTTTAATATAGCAGATCTTCAAGCCGGTAAAATATATTCCTTGTACTTCAGCGATGCAAGCGATGGCAGTCTTAACATAAATAAGGTACTGCACAATTAATACATTCAATTACCTCAGTAAAAGCCGGATTGTTATCACAATCCGGCTTATTTTTTGTAAACGGGTTATCTGGCATAAATTCATCCCAACCTGTCATTTAAGCCCGAAATTAATATCGATTTAGCAGGTTAAGCTGATTCTTTTGCATCCGGTTGTAATAGGTTAAAAAGCCCCAAAAGACTGTTTTCTTACTCCATTATTGTTTAAACAACACTTAATATTTGTAATTTTTAAATAATTACTCGCCGTTTTTTTACAACAATATCACCCCAAT is drawn from Mucilaginibacter ginsenosidivorax and contains these coding sequences:
- a CDS encoding LytR/AlgR family response regulator transcription factor, translated to MNIVIIEDEGLVADDLELNIRKLMDEPVDIVQIKSVKEGLAYFKTADAPDLIFSDIQLGDGLSFEIFVAGLVAVPVVFCTAYDEYALDAFKANGIDYILKPFTSKTLNDALQKYRRLKELFSTDQTPQYEALIQMLAGKEKQKAASVLVYHQDKIIPVSLDDIAMFYLANEITHLLTFSGKTFYPNKNLDELERISGNYFFRANRQYLICRKAIKDVSNFFSRKLSINLNVPFAEKVIVSKGKAPQFLSWLAKG
- a CDS encoding sensor histidine kinase, encoding MQESLPVKRLNRLSWLLSVIIGVIFYLIISRSGSAEPVFPYTLLTMSGILVVGYADVGLMLLLLPWFQLRSKKFTIYRRLLTYPASVFIYLALWPVFAYVAHKKWSFGDVGLFFAFVGSGIVINTMIMILHDSVLLYEHKLYSELELSRLKAANAEATNLLLKQQIQPHFLFNALNTLKALYHKDVQTADTYIVHMANFLRASIFHHTSNVAKLEDEVSLLLDYLEMQRIRFGAALNCTITLPEETLKEYYLPSFSLQPLLENAIKHNNFTREDPLCVTISQQDDWLVISNNRQVKNIKVASTNYGLANLAERYHIWSGDDIIIKEEQNSFSVSIKFLKNEHRNY
- a CDS encoding DUF2141 domain-containing protein yields the protein MKKTTVLCLNTLAGLLFIFLTSYTQVRETPVKVTGIRSPKGKIILNVFKDNESYNNEQPYKKLTFDKKALNNGTLTVMVGLESGTYGITLIDDENENGKIDKNLIRMPKEGFGFSNFFMEKLKKPTFDDFKVDLKATAKVDIKVKYM
- a CDS encoding DUF4397 domain-containing protein; protein product: MKKALKINMKTSAIYKKVLTGIALLTTAVSFSSCKKNTIDPSGQFNIKVVNAASTSGPQSFTIANSVLVNGGLKYTDASPYITTASGKRLVMEFKDEGSSNVYASGELYTTNGVSFTVYMAGKGSSARVKSFEDDLATPNNGKVKIKFIHLSDNAPSDINIKDASGDDLVTNISRNIASGYKYVDPGTLSVQLYGTASRKNIGNFNIADLQAGKIYSLYFSDASDGSLNINKVLHN